One Candida dubliniensis CD36 chromosome 1, complete sequence genomic region harbors:
- a CDS encoding bifunctional purine biosynthetic protein (phosphoribosylamine-glycine ligase/phosphoribosylformylglycinamidine cyclo-ligase), putative (Similar to C. albicans ADE5;~Similar to S. cerevisiae ADE5) has protein sequence MSLNILVIGNGGREHAIVWRLLQSPTVNHIYVAPGNGGTISESSSSKITNVPISSSPKDFNKLQQFAVENKINLVIPGPEQPLVDGIADIFYAVGIPVFGPSAKAAKMEGSKAFSKEFMDKHNIPTARFQNFTDVAKAKQHIQSIDYKIVLKADGIAAGKGVLIPETTEEALQGLNEIMVDKNFGDAGNEIVIEEFLEGDELSILTITDGYSFYNLPAAQDHKRIGDGDKGLNTGGMGAYAPAPIATQDVLKKINDQIIKPTIDGMRKDGFPMCGVLFTGIMLSPTKEPKVLEYNVRFGDPETQTVLPLLSEETDLAQVMLAAAQHRLDSVTIETKPLYSATVVMAAGGYPEAYDKGDEITIKKPLPEDTFIFHAGTTVNDQGKIVTSGGRVIASTAIAETLRQSVDKAYIGVNDHVSFNKKYNRKDIAHRAFRDADKAGNSGAGAGAGVTYADAGVSVDNGNLLVENIKAKVKSTARPGADSDIGGFGGLFDLKKAGYNTDDTLLVAATDGVGTKLRIAQIMNIHNTVGIDLVAMNVNDLVVQGAEPLIFLDYFATGKLDIEVAAQFVDGVANGCIQAGCALVGGETSEMPGMYDEGHYDTNGTAVGAVLKDKILPQINNMKSGNVLIGLKSDGIHSNGFSLVRKIIEISEYEYQSPAPWKQGSTIGEEVLVPTKIYVKQLLSSINQGLLLGLAHITGGGLVENIPRALPKHLQATVDIKQWQVPEIFKWFGKQGKVPYNDILKTFNLGIGMVLIVEKENVDKVLKNLEEAGEKGAVVIGELVERKQGEPGCVVNNVDGLY, from the coding sequence ATGTCATTAAATATCCTTGTCATTGGTAATGGAGGTAGAGAACATGCCATTGTATGGAGATTATTACAATCTCCAACGGTGAACCATATTTATGTTGCCCCAGGAAATGGAGGTACCATTAGTGAATCATCTTCGTCTAAAATCACTAATGTGCCAATAAGTTCATCACCTAaagatttcaataaattacaacaatttGCCGTTGAAAATAAGATCAATTTAGTCATCCCGGGACCAGAACAACCATTAGTTGATGGTATTGCGGATATATTTTATGCTGTTGGTATTCCTGTTTTTGGACCAAGTGCCAAAGCTGCTAAAATGGAAGGTTCGAAAGCTTTCTCCAAAGAATTTATGGATAAACACAACATTCCAACAGcaagatttcaaaatttcacTGATGTTGCCAAAGCTAAACAACATATTCAATctattgattataaaattgTCTTGAAAGCTGATGGTATTGCTGCTGGTAAAGGGGTTTTAATCCCTGAAACTACTGAAGAAGCATTACAAGGATTAAATGAGATTATGGTTGATAAAAATTTCGGTGATGCTGgtaatgaaattgttattgAAGAATTCTTGGAAGGTGATGAATTGAGTATATTGACCATTACTGATGGTTATTCCTTTTATAATTTACCTGCTGCTCAAGATCACAAAAGAATTGGTGATGGCGATAAAGGGTTAAACACTGGTGGTATGGGTGCTTATGCTCCAGCTCCAATTGCTACCCAAGATgtattgaagaaaattaatgatcaaatcatcaaacCAACTATTGATGGGATGAGAAAAGATGGATTCCCAATGTGTGGGGTCTTATTTACTGGTATCATGTTGAGTCCAACAAAAGAACCAAAAGTTTTGGAATATAATGTCAGATTTGGTGATCCAGAAACTCAAACTGTTTTACCTTTATTATCGGAAGAAACTGATTTGGCTCAAGTTATGTTAGCTGCTGCTCAACATAGATTGGATTCTGTCACTATCGAAACTAAACCATTGTATTCCGCTACCGTGGTGATGGCAGCTGGCGGGTACCCAGAAGCTTATGACAAAGGTGATGAAATCACTATTAAAAAACCATTACCTGAAGATACTTTTATTTTCCATGCTGGTACTACCGTAAATGATCAAGGTAAAATTGTCACTTCTGGAGGTAGAGTCATTGCTTCTACTGCCATTGCTGAAACTTTGAGACAATCAGTTGATAAGGCTTATATTGGTGTCAATGACCACGTCTcctttaataaaaaatataatagaAAAGATATTGCTCATCGTGCTTTCCGTGATGCTGACAAAGCTGGCAATTctggtgctggtgctggtgctggtgtTACTTATGCTGATGCTGGTGTTTCTGTTGACAATGGGAATTTATTAGTAGAAAACATCAAAGCTAAAGTCAAATCCACTGCTAGACCAGGTGCTGATTCTGATATTGGTGGTTTTGGtggattatttgatttgaaaaaagctGGTTATAACACCGACGACACTTTATTGGTTGCTGCCACTGATGGTGTTGGTACCAAATTAAGAATTGCACAAATTATGAATATTCATAACACTGTTGGTATAGATTTAGTTGCTATGAATGTTAATGATTTAGTTGTTCAAGGAGCTGAACCATTGATTTTCTTGGATTATTTTGCCACAGGTAAATTAGACATTGAGGTTGCTGctcaatttgttgatggGGTTGCTAATGGTTGTATCCAAGCTGGATGTGCCTTAGTCGGTGGTGAAACTTCAGAAATGCCAGGTATGTACGATGAAGGACATTATGATACTAATGGTACTGCTGTTGGTGCTGTATTGAAAGATAAAATATTACCACAAATTAACAATATGAAATCTGGTAATGTATTAATTGGGTTAAAATCCGATGGTATTCATTCTAATGGATTTTCATTGGTCCGtaaaatcattgaaatCAGTGAATATGAATATCAATCACCAGCTCCATGGAAACAAGGCTCTACAATTGGTGAAGAAGTTTTGGTTCCAACTAAAATTTACGtcaaacaattattatccaGTATAAATCaaggattattattaggaTTAGCTCATATTACTGGTGGTGGATTGGTAGAGAATATTCCTCGTGCATTACCTAAACATTTACAAGCTACTGTTGATATCAAACAATGGCAAGTACcagaaattttcaaatggtTTGGTAAACAAGGTAAAGTTCCATACAATGATATTTTGAAGACTTTTAATTTGGGTATTGGTATGgtattaattgttgaaaaagaaaatgtcGATAAagtattgaagaatttggaAGAAGCAGGAGAAAAAGGCGCTGTTGTTATTGGTGAATTAgttgaaagaaaacaagGTGAACCAGGTTGTGTTGTTAATAATGTTGATGGATTGTATTAG